TAttgtaataaatacatacatatgtatgtatatacattgtaGAGAAATACATTATGTACATACCTTTGCGCACATTCCTTAAAAATTTCCAAGTTTTGATATTACATTATCATTTTCAAAAACTGATTGTTTATGTtgttttcctttaaaaataaatttttaaagatgaACTCGTGAGTTAttcgcttatttttttattgaggaTATTTAAATGTGCATAAGTGTAAGCACTTTTATTaactgttatttaaaaatttcaaattgctgCGACAATTTTCAAATCACATAAGCACTTGCGCAAAACACCCAACAATAGGTTATTTGGTCAAATTTCATACATTcgtaattgtttttaattatttaatattaaaattcgttatttttgttGGGGTTTAGCGGCTTTTTGTATGTCTTAATTTCCACTTTattcgttttatatttttatttttattctacatatgtatgtatatattttttgctgtatatttattgttgttttacgaTGTatcagcatatacatatgtatgtatatgcatttaattttaatttaactaaatacGGAAGATTTAATACACATTGCAATAACAATATAACATAACAACACACTTGTTACATAAAGCGACAAACGACCGAACAACAATCAATCGCGCAAAATAATGGAGTTGAACAGCAGACCACAAAGAGATGTATCCCAGATGGGTGCAGAACTTGTAAAGAGCGCAAGATTGATGTATCATTAGCAACTACTATAGCGGCAGCCGAATGTTGATACAGCGTTATTATAGTACAAAATGCGAGAGGCGGAAGTGGCAAGAAgggttttatatatgtatgtagttagttATAACTGGAGTGAGGTAGCGCTGAGCGCTTTTTTCTATTGCATACGACATCATGtataaagaaaattgtttagTATTAATATTTAAGGACACTTGTTTGAGGGTGTCACACATATAATATTTCCATTACCAGTTTGGTAATGTTACAAAAACatggtatatgtatgcataacatacataaatgaagAACGTAAAATGTTCGCAAAATACCGAAGTCAGACTGGCATAGAGAAAAAACccatgtattaaaaatttaataaaattagctTCTTATGCCATGCCACAGatttttataacatatacatTTCTATTAGagttatgattttattttaactccTTTGTGATAACTTCTGAAATACTGGCAATGTTAAATACATATcgacatatttatgtatttaaatacaagTCTTATATGTCTATCCCCACCTTCTCTATGTAGCTTTGCGCTCGGTTGCTCACTAGTTCGTCACTTTTTTAATTGGAAACGAAGTCTCGGGAATCTCTCGAAACCTAATTAAGCACCAATTGTAAccttagttttgttgttgtcactttGCATTTGCACACTTATTAATCACGACCTTTGATTTGCcaagatattttcatatatatttgtttcGGAACAATCCAAATGGTTTAATTTCACGGTCAATGTTTTCACTACCACATTTTAATCCAATCAGAACTTATTTACCAACTTTTGCTTTCGccttatggaattttttcacttGGACTGATTTGATTTTCGATTTCAATCTCTTTTTCCACTTAATATCCTTCCACATTTAATTTCTCTATGTGTCACACGTTCCATTGGTGTTACCAGATAACatgttttataacaaaattctaCTTAAGTTCGTAAGGTTGTATAATCACTCATATTATTCACACATATAAGAAAATACtttctatacatatacatatttataaaaaatacaaagcaATATTTCGAGTTATTTTATCTGAAACATAAACATCATAaattattgcatatacatatttttatctaaaaatttgCTTTCCAACAATAGATGTACAATTAACTAGTATTATGTCTCTTggtctttacttttttattaaacacaaaaagtgtgaaataattttctaaaacaaaaatccCAATAAGTTAACACATTATTTTTGCCTTAGAATAGAAAATGCAACTCTGTATATTTGTGCATTTGGGGATTTGACATTGGAGTGATTCTTGTCTCCTCTtctttatgtttattttgttgttgcactaaTTGCGTTTATCAGCATCTGTAGTAGAATTCCGAGatttactttgaaaatattttatattatttaacaaaattatcgGTGATAAACGAAATTTTACGCTGACAAAGTGAGTATTGGTCTTTTGAAAGTCTAATTAGAACGCCGTTTTATAATCAGAATCCCACAACTCAGCAGGTAATAAACAACACACAATATAcgtatctatatatatgtacatttaaggTAGGTAAATGACAGACAAAGAGATGGACAGAGGACAAAGGTGTTATATGTAGGTTGATCAGTTGCtatatttttatgctatttCATCAGTCACGACTCACAATAAACATACTTCAATATAATATGTCATTAAATAATAACATCGATAAGATTATTACTTCACCTTTTTACAGCTCGAGAATTGAACGTCAAAAAGATGGATATAAGCGATAGCTTTGatcatcaacagcaacaaccgcAACAATCAGATAAtctacaacagcaacatcaacagCTGCAAATGCAATGTGAACCTACTTTTCAAACACAAATGATCAATCCTGCAGCCACGCCCATGCCCGTGCCATTTGCTGCACCAGCTACAAATGGATTTGAACCAACAACGATAAATCCATCATCTTCGCCTCCTTTCTTGTCTTCTGGTCAAGCCATTCCTTTACCACCACCACCGCAAATGAAATCACCTCTAATaccccaactgcaacaacaaccgcaAGGTTTAGAACAACAACATTACTTattacagcaacagcaacgtTTAGGTAATGAAGTCGATATTGACTCATTACTACTCCAACAATTTAGCTGTTTAGGTACAACTGATCATGAGGATTTGGTTAGACAATTCCAAAGCCTTATGAATAATCAAGTAGATCAAGATGCAGCAAAATTCTATTTGGAAATGAGTAATTggtaagaattaaataaaaaaaaaatacaaaacaaactcATAGGTTTCATATGTTTTGCTATTTTGAAGGAATTTACAGACAGCTGTCGGTTGCTATTTGGATATTCATACTTTTCAAACGCTGCCTTCGATGAAAATACTTAACCAATCTCGACCAAGTGAACATCAACAGGCGTTTAGACTACAAAACGATGGTACCATCGACTGGCCAAACGGATGCTACTTAACAGCACCTAGTCAAAAGCGGCGCATTGAAGTGCCAGCTTTAAAGCCAGGAGAAACTTGTGATATTTTAGCTGATATTCCTCCAACTCAACCGGCGATTATGTGGAGATTATGCACACCTAATGGTTGGAATGTAGGAGGTAATTAAagtatacttatttatatatctaaGTCTACAAccatttaatattgtttatatatgtacattatttctAATGTTTATGTTCGTATTGTGTGCACAGAACCCATATGGATGGTTCCGCCAGGCATGGCAGATTCCCAGGCTGAACTTAGTGACCGCATGTCACAGTTATTGATGTCGACAGATGCGTCCAATAGTGAAAGTTGTCCACAAGTGAATGTTGTGATATCAGTAAATATGGAATGAAAAGGCGTACATTGAGCGAATGCAGCGTGCGGGAGagtgtttatttaaataatatctatacaatttgtttgttttacatttttaaacgaTGTTCTTTGTAATGATCgtgaatttttgctttttcccccattcttatacatatacatacatataaatgcgtatacttacatttcttttactatttgtatttcaaaaaatctaaaaaaatgcattggtactaataaatttagaaatggtttaaaaattttattataccaTAGAAGAGTAAGAACAATATTGTACtgtttaaacatacatatttacaaataggtatattttatacatatatgcatatattggcGCACATCTATTtacgtctgtatatatacatatgtaaaaatatgtttttttttgcttatgtatatgcaattgTACGAGTACCTACATAagtaaatgcaaacaaattattttacacGCTCAATAGAAATAAGTATGCTTATTTagtttgaaatataataaaaagtgaaGTTCATGGAGCTAAGAAAaagtatttgattttaaattaaaaataattttggttttagCGGCATAAACTATTCACGAAAAGATGTACGAAATTTATGCCCAGTTCGCTCAGTTAAGACTGGTTCATTGCGTTCACGTAGACCCACTTGTTGTAGGGGTTATCGAAAACCCACCTGAACACAAAGAGAGCGACAGACTtcagcgacatctgtcaaatattaaaatacacacgttcttatggacacggttatgtagtcgtgcagctgtccaAATAACTGTGCCcttatgtgttcagcacatgaATCTTGAAAAGTGTtagtacatttcaaaatataggtGCATAAAACAAAAGGTGTTCTTATTTCATTACAAATTTAatggcaaaaaaatttaatattaaaatgcaaaataaaaaatacaaaatttttacatactgacataattaacaaaatgtgtttgttatatgacattttatttcttgCCCATGATTACACGCGTTGTGTTGTGACGGATGACTTTGCCATCCGTATTGCAGTAGCTTTTGGGATTGCGCCTTTATGTTCATTACTTTTGACGTTTTGTCTAAAAAGTAGTTTTCATGTGTTTGTTAGGTATCGGCATATTGTATTGTGCCATGAGTAGCGACGAACAGACtcttgtttttagttttgttttataactaatttttttttgctttcctgaCAGAGGTTAGTGAAATATTGATAAGAATCAAATCTATTATCAAATCACTTATTATCAAATACATTGCGCTGTGGAAAGGTATTCGAGTGTCTGCAAGAAAGTGGTGCTACACAGTTAAATTGTCTGATTGTGATTCGATTGCTTTAGGGGATTCATTATGTAAAGTGGAATTGTGATAAATTGTAAGTGAAAGTTGCTAAATATAACTAGAAAAAATGCTTAATCAATTAGCATACTTACCCACCAGTAATGATAACGATAAAGATTTAAACTTAACTTGCATTCAAAAAACTCCTAAAGAAGGACAGTTTGTATGTAGTACGTTCAATatgtaattacatatgtacatattcattaTTAGTACATGTACAACAAGACGTAATCgtaatcaaaatatttgatcAGATCGGGTCACATGCAAAATATCACACAATCAGTGCCAATTTCTTATACCCTCTTTGTATATAATTTGCTATATTTAAACCTGTGAtaagaagtaaaaaaattcaaattggaATAAAGGGGCCTGTTCAAATTGATTATGAAAGGCATGTTATTGATGTGGAAAAGCAATtggataaatatattttgcctTTATTACTTGTATATGAAAATGAAGTGTACTTTGAACTTctcaaatattgtttattttttaaatattttagtatgaattgcatttaatatttgaatttctcaaaaaatttattttaattttttattaagaagtTAATTATCCCAGCATCTTTAGTgactattttatgctttttgtaAGATACTTATGtattaacatatatacatatatgtatgtacatattaaattcatatacaaAACATTATTAGTTATAACAAATTATATAACTAATTTTCAGAAAAAGTCATCAAATAATTAGAAAATGTTCtgtgatattaaaaattgttaaaaacatGTATAACGAAATAATGAGTAGATTATTACTATTTTCTTACAGAAATCGAGACTAAAAGAGTAATAGCAAAAGCCTTATAATGCAAAGTCAAACACAAAGCAATTCGGCAGGCGAACCACCGTCGCCTCCACCGGCGCCTCCAGCAGGACCTGCAACAAGGAATCAGTTACGTCCCGTCAAGTATGATTATGCAGATTCATTTGCTTGTACTTATGTAGTATCCGTTGTTGCTGCTTCCGTAGCAGAACTAACTACGTATCCACTGGATCTCACCAAAACTCGTTTACAAATACAAGGCGAAGCAG
The DNA window shown above is from Bactrocera tryoni isolate S06 chromosome 4, CSIRO_BtryS06_freeze2, whole genome shotgun sequence and carries:
- the LOC120773846 gene encoding basic-leucine zipper transcription factor A codes for the protein MDISDSFDHQQQQPQQSDNLQQQHQQLQMQCEPTFQTQMINPAATPMPVPFAAPATNGFEPTTINPSSSPPFLSSGQAIPLPPPPQMKSPLIPQLQQQPQGLEQQHYLLQQQQRLGNEVDIDSLLLQQFSCLGTTDHEDLVRQFQSLMNNQVDQDAAKFYLEMSNWNLQTAVGCYLDIHTFQTLPSMKILNQSRPSEHQQAFRLQNDGTIDWPNGCYLTAPSQKRRIEVPALKPGETCDILADIPPTQPAIMWRLCTPNGWNVGEPIWMVPPGMADSQAELSDRMSQLLMSTDASNSESCPQVNVVISVNME